In one window of Fusobacterium varium DNA:
- a CDS encoding NifB/NifX family molybdenum-iron cluster-binding protein codes for MKIAIGLEENSYESQVDRRFGRASFFILIDTENNNYEIIENEAKDEATGAGLKVVKNLMSLGVDEIIAGEIGPKAAVLIEEFDIPTYKLGELKSVDEVLENYKENKLEKFDFSAKPQGLRMA; via the coding sequence ATGAAAATAGCAATAGGTTTAGAGGAAAATAGTTACGAATCACAAGTTGATAGAAGATTTGGAAGAGCAAGTTTCTTTATTTTAATAGATACAGAAAATAATAATTATGAGATCATTGAAAATGAAGCAAAAGATGAGGCTACTGGAGCAGGGCTTAAAGTTGTAAAAAATCTTATGAGTTTAGGGGTAGATGAGATAATAGCTGGAGAGATTGGACCAAAAGCTGCTGTTTTAATAGAAGAGTTTGATATCCCAACATACAAATTAGGGGAATTAAAAAGTGTAGATGAAGTTTTAGAAAACTATAAAGAAAATAAACTTGAGAAATTTGATTTTTCAGCTAAGCCACAAGGGTTGAGAATGGCATAG
- a CDS encoding MATE family efflux transporter: protein MSKRNALETENITKLFFKFAIPSIFGMLIVSLEIMIDGMFLGRNVGPLGLAAVNLSMPLINFLMSVGLMICVGGGVITSIYFGKKKLNKARELTSITLMLLVGVLEFLSLIVLFNLDFFINFLGANEEVYPYVRAYMIPMMIGAFFYTSPIFTETFVKIEEKPNLVFVSGSVCLTFNALLDYLFIQKFQWGMVGGATATLLACMFGFLALLPNLHFKLPQKSLRIYLKDIKNIFFNGSSEMLSVVSSTFAMYLFNLTLMKKIGVLGVSALTIVFYINQMLNISLYGLSQALQPLVAYNLGARHLDKIKKVLRVSLITGGTLGAIAYIGSHIWGGFIIGIFSKGNQELMSLAKTALFYISFAYLISFLNIISTSFLTSIEKPIESVVVSLGRSIVFIAIPLFILPDLIGAKGIWLSIPIAELMCLVVSYYLMKKAIAQITWRLTKKLKQYVFNSFLW from the coding sequence ATGTCAAAAAGAAATGCTCTTGAAACTGAAAATATAACTAAGCTATTTTTTAAATTTGCAATTCCAAGTATCTTTGGAATGCTTATTGTTTCATTGGAGATTATGATTGATGGTATGTTCTTAGGTAGAAATGTTGGACCTTTAGGGTTAGCAGCAGTAAATCTATCTATGCCATTGATAAATTTTTTGATGAGTGTAGGGCTTATGATATGTGTAGGTGGGGGAGTTATCACAAGTATATACTTTGGTAAGAAAAAGTTGAATAAGGCTAGGGAGCTTACTTCTATAACTTTGATGCTTTTAGTTGGGGTTTTGGAGTTTCTATCTCTCATAGTTTTATTTAATTTGGACTTTTTTATCAACTTTTTAGGTGCAAATGAGGAAGTTTATCCCTATGTTAGAGCCTATATGATTCCAATGATGATAGGGGCTTTCTTCTATACTTCGCCTATTTTTACAGAAACTTTTGTTAAGATAGAGGAGAAACCTAATTTAGTTTTTGTAAGTGGAAGTGTCTGTTTAACTTTTAATGCTCTGTTAGATTATCTATTTATACAAAAATTTCAATGGGGAATGGTAGGGGGAGCAACAGCTACACTTTTAGCTTGTATGTTTGGTTTTTTAGCTCTGTTGCCAAATCTTCACTTTAAACTTCCACAAAAATCTTTGAGAATATATTTGAAAGATATAAAGAATATATTTTTTAATGGAAGTTCAGAGATGTTATCTGTTGTATCTTCAACTTTTGCTATGTATCTATTTAATCTAACTCTTATGAAGAAAATAGGGGTATTAGGAGTTTCAGCTTTAACAATAGTTTTCTATATAAATCAGATGTTAAATATCAGCTTGTATGGACTTTCTCAAGCATTACAACCACTTGTTGCTTACAATTTAGGTGCTAGACATTTGGATAAAATCAAGAAAGTATTGAGAGTTTCTCTTATAACTGGAGGAACATTGGGAGCTATTGCATATATAGGAAGTCATATTTGGGGTGGCTTTATAATAGGAATATTTTCAAAGGGAAATCAAGAATTAATGAGCTTAGCTAAAACTGCTCTATTCTATATTAGCTTTGCTTATCTGATCTCTTTCTTAAATATAATATCAACATCTTTCTTGACATCAATAGAAAAACCTATTGAATCTGTTGTAGTTTCTCTAGGTAGATCAATAGTATTTATAGCTATTCCACTATTTATACTTCCTGATCTAATAGGAGCAAAGGGAATTTGGCTTTCTATTCCAATAGCTGAACTTATGTGTTTAGTAGTAAGTTATTACCTAATGAAAAAGGCTATTGCTCAAATAACTTGGAGATTAACAAAAAAATTAAAACAATATGTTTTTAATAGCTTTCTATGGTAA
- a CDS encoding NifB/NifX family molybdenum-iron cluster-binding protein — translation MSNEILRVGFPTNDEITVEEHFGHCEKFAVYTIENGNVVKKEILEAPEHAPGVFPRFIAANNINVVITGGMGQRAIDLIKANGGQVILGAAGKIDDVLGIYLQGSLYSKGSACAHHHHDHDDDHKCQH, via the coding sequence ATGAGTAATGAAATTTTAAGAGTTGGATTCCCAACAAATGACGAGATAACAGTAGAGGAACACTTTGGACACTGTGAAAAATTTGCAGTATATACAATAGAAAATGGAAATGTAGTTAAAAAAGAGATTCTTGAAGCTCCAGAACATGCACCAGGAGTATTCCCTAGATTTATAGCTGCTAACAATATCAATGTAGTAATTACTGGTGGAATGGGACAAAGAGCTATTGACCTAATTAAAGCAAATGGTGGACAAGTTATATTAGGAGCTGCTGGAAAAATTGATGATGTATTAGGAATCTACCTACAAGGAAGTCTATACTCTAAAGGATCAGCTTGTGCACATCATCACCACGATCACGACGATGATCACAAATGCCAACACTAA
- a CDS encoding alanine racemase, translating to MKKAELKTPTILLNMKAIKNNIEVYQELCDKNGKELWPMIKTHKSREILKMQIEAGATGVLCGTLDECEMCCDMGVNKIMYAYPVASRESIDRVIELSKKSDFILRLDSVESAKMVDEAAGAEGVTISYTIIVDSGLHRFGVEVEKVADFANQLKEMKNLKLRGISTHPGHVYGANCEADLDKYIIDECETLKRGKELMNSAGYELEYITSGSTPTFSQAVKDENINVFHPGNYVFLDTIQMSVNRATEEDCALTVYATIISHPREDLFICDAGAKCLGLDQGAHENTSIVGFGKVIGHPEIIVAGLSEEVGKLHVHGETNLKIGDKIEIIPNHSCSTANLCSYYTVVEDDEVVRSIPVDVRGNSFKRI from the coding sequence ATGAAAAAAGCAGAATTAAAAACACCTACAATTTTATTAAATATGAAGGCTATTAAAAATAATATAGAAGTGTATCAAGAGTTGTGTGATAAAAATGGAAAAGAGTTATGGCCAATGATAAAAACTCACAAAAGCAGAGAGATTTTAAAGATGCAAATTGAGGCTGGAGCTACTGGAGTTCTTTGTGGTACTCTTGATGAGTGTGAAATGTGTTGTGATATGGGAGTTAATAAGATAATGTATGCTTACCCTGTTGCAAGCAGAGAGAGCATAGATAGAGTTATTGAACTTAGTAAGAAATCTGATTTTATTTTGAGATTAGACAGTGTAGAAAGTGCTAAAATGGTAGATGAGGCAGCAGGAGCAGAGGGGGTAACTATAAGCTATACAATTATAGTTGATAGTGGACTTCACCGTTTTGGAGTAGAGGTTGAGAAAGTTGCAGATTTTGCCAACCAACTAAAAGAGATGAAAAATTTAAAATTAAGAGGAATATCTACTCACCCAGGACATGTGTATGGAGCAAATTGTGAGGCTGATTTAGATAAATATATTATAGATGAGTGTGAAACTTTAAAAAGAGGAAAAGAGCTAATGAACAGTGCAGGTTATGAACTTGAGTATATAACAAGTGGTTCAACTCCTACTTTTTCTCAAGCTGTAAAAGATGAAAATATCAATGTATTTCATCCAGGAAACTATGTATTTTTAGATACTATTCAAATGTCAGTAAATAGAGCTACTGAAGAGGATTGTGCTCTTACTGTTTATGCAACAATAATTTCTCATCCAAGAGAGGATCTATTTATTTGTGATGCTGGAGCTAAATGCCTTGGACTAGATCAAGGGGCTCATGAAAACACTTCAATAGTTGGTTTTGGTAAAGTGATTGGACACCCTGAAATTATAGTAGCTGGACTTTCTGAAGAGGTGGGTAAACTTCATGTTCATGGGGAAACTAATCTAAAAATTGGAGATAAGATTGAGATAATACCAAATCACTCTTGCTCAACAGCAAATCTATGCAGTTACTATACAGTTGTTGAAGATGATGAGGTTGTGAGAAGTATTCCTGTTGATGTAAGGGGAAATAGTTTTAAAAGAATTTAA
- a CDS encoding DUF134 domain-containing protein yields the protein MPRCKKQRCCRLLENERIFKPTGIPLSEMEIIDIEIDELEAVRLCDYEGKSQIETAEIMGISRGTVQRLLNSGRRKILDGLLHLKAIKLKNTGDGFNE from the coding sequence ATGCCAAGGTGTAAAAAACAGAGATGTTGTAGATTATTGGAAAATGAGAGAATATTTAAACCTACTGGAATTCCATTGTCTGAAATGGAGATTATAGATATAGAGATAGATGAATTAGAGGCTGTAAGATTGTGTGATTATGAGGGAAAAAGTCAAATTGAAACAGCTGAAATAATGGGAATATCTAGGGGAACTGTTCAAAGACTGCTAAATTCAGGAAGAAGAAAGATATTAGATGGTTTATTACATCTAAAAGCAATAAAATTAAAAAACACAGGAGATGGTTTTAATGAGTAA
- a CDS encoding flavodoxin, with amino-acid sequence MKTLITYSTKTGNTKKVAEAISKAITNSEIMDIADVQNLDYDLIIVGTWIDKGTADAKALKFINGIKDKNTAFFFTLGAYPDSKHAQDCINSITKLFTDNGNKVLGHYHCQGAIDPKLIEMMRTKFSPDHPHGPNPERIKRWSDASTHPDQNDLDNAYNYFKNFIERF; translated from the coding sequence ATGAAAACATTAATTACTTACTCAACAAAAACAGGAAATACTAAAAAGGTAGCAGAGGCAATTTCAAAAGCTATTACAAATAGTGAAATTATGGATATAGCAGATGTACAAAATTTAGATTATGATCTAATAATTGTAGGAACTTGGATTGATAAAGGAACAGCAGATGCAAAAGCTCTTAAATTTATAAATGGAATAAAAGATAAGAATACAGCATTTTTCTTTACATTAGGAGCTTACCCAGATTCAAAACATGCTCAAGATTGCATTAATAGCATTACAAAATTATTTACTGATAATGGAAACAAAGTTTTAGGACATTATCACTGTCAAGGAGCTATTGATCCTAAACTAATAGAGATGATGAGAACTAAATTCTCTCCTGATCATCCACATGGACCAAATCCAGAGAGAATCAAAAGATGGTCAGATGCTAGTACTCACCCAGATCAAAATGATTTAGATAACGCATATAACTATTTTAAAAATTTTATTGAAAGATTTTAG
- a CDS encoding cobyric acid synthase: MHKKVMIQGTGSSVGKSIITAGLCRIFAQDGYRVSPFKSQNMALNSFVDIDGLEMGRAQVVQAEAAKELPRAFMNPILLKPNSDNNSQIIIEGVPAKNMNAVDYFSNSTKLKEIAKRNYKIIEDNFDIGVLEGGGSPAEINLRQWDLVNMGMAELIDAPVILVGNIETGGVFASLYGNIALLDEEDRKRIKGVIINKFRGDVELLKPGIKMFEERLQGEGFDIKVLGVVPYINLNIEEEDVLAKKLTTNTNEKKEINISVIRTNKMSNYTDFDALSQYPDVALNYVYDVKELGNEDIIILPGSKNTITDLEMLKANGIFDKIKELHSKGTTVVGICGGFQMLGKEIFDPHHIESNFEKTAGFGILDTVTTMEKVKYTHQVEKTLSKIESPLLEGCNGLVVKGYEIHQGITKGNEVNLTTEDNLIFIAKEDSFGTYIHGIFDNGEFTRKFLNNVRRRKGLAPIDESFSFTDFKEREYDKLADHLRANLNIEEIYKILG, translated from the coding sequence ATGCACAAAAAAGTTATGATACAGGGGACAGGTTCTTCAGTAGGAAAGAGCATTATAACAGCAGGACTATGCAGAATTTTTGCACAAGATGGGTATAGAGTTTCTCCATTTAAATCACAAAACATGGCATTGAACTCATTTGTTGATATTGATGGTTTAGAGATGGGAAGAGCTCAAGTTGTTCAAGCTGAGGCTGCTAAAGAGTTGCCAAGAGCTTTTATGAACCCTATTCTTTTAAAGCCAAATTCAGATAATAACTCACAAATTATAATTGAGGGTGTTCCAGCTAAAAATATGAATGCTGTTGACTATTTTTCAAATTCTACAAAATTAAAGGAGATAGCAAAGAGAAATTATAAGATTATAGAGGATAACTTTGATATAGGAGTTTTAGAAGGTGGGGGTAGTCCAGCAGAGATCAACCTTCGTCAATGGGATTTAGTTAATATGGGAATGGCTGAACTTATTGATGCTCCAGTTATTCTAGTTGGAAATATTGAAACAGGTGGAGTTTTTGCTTCACTTTATGGAAACATTGCTCTTCTTGATGAAGAGGATAGAAAGAGAATAAAAGGTGTTATAATCAATAAATTTAGAGGGGATGTTGAGCTTTTAAAACCTGGAATAAAGATGTTTGAAGAGAGACTTCAAGGTGAGGGATTTGATATTAAAGTGTTAGGAGTTGTTCCATATATCAATCTAAATATTGAGGAAGAGGATGTTTTAGCTAAAAAATTAACTACTAATACAAATGAAAAAAAAGAGATAAATATAAGTGTAATCAGGACAAATAAGATGTCTAACTATACAGATTTTGATGCTTTAAGCCAATATCCTGATGTTGCTTTAAACTATGTATATGATGTTAAAGAGTTGGGAAATGAGGATATTATAATACTTCCAGGAAGTAAAAATACCATTACAGATCTTGAGATGTTAAAAGCTAATGGAATTTTTGATAAAATTAAGGAGTTGCATAGTAAAGGAACAACAGTTGTAGGTATTTGTGGTGGTTTCCAAATGTTAGGAAAAGAGATTTTTGATCCTCATCATATTGAAAGTAACTTTGAAAAAACAGCTGGATTTGGAATTTTAGATACTGTTACAACTATGGAGAAGGTGAAATACACTCATCAAGTTGAGAAAACTCTTTCTAAAATAGAGTCACCATTGTTAGAGGGGTGTAACGGTTTAGTTGTAAAAGGTTATGAGATTCATCAGGGGATTACTAAGGGAAATGAAGTTAATTTGACTACTGAAGATAATCTTATTTTTATAGCTAAAGAAGATAGCTTTGGAACATATATTCATGGTATTTTTGATAATGGAGAGTTTACAAGAAAGTTTTTAAATAATGTTAGAAGGAGAAAAGGACTTGCTCCTATTGATGAGAGTTTCTCTTTTACCGATTTTAAAGAGAGAGAATATGATAAACTTGCTGATCATTTGAGGGCAAATCTTAATATAGAAGAGATCTATAAAATTTTAGGTTAA
- a CDS encoding energy transducer TonB yields the protein MRYFILALIVHGLLFLKLSINRVEKGNPPIKHSVAIEFHQIKASPTPVTPPAEIVTPIVEQPPKQEVVKEKPVEKKVVEKKEPIKKESLQPKKSVKKKAAKKEVVKQEIEPTSVSETSSAPTEKTSGSSIPSGDKILQNNGDGTYTALSNNGIKYKIIREVDPIYPKQAETIRYRKKVIVKAKFLVDEKGEVQNITIVQSHKKLGFDDAVISALKKWRFAPIHYNNEIIKVYFQKEFVFESKK from the coding sequence ATGAGATATTTTATTTTAGCATTAATTGTTCATGGATTGCTTTTTCTTAAACTCTCTATCAATAGAGTTGAAAAGGGAAATCCACCTATAAAACATAGTGTAGCAATAGAGTTTCACCAGATAAAAGCCTCACCCACTCCAGTGACTCCACCTGCTGAAATAGTTACTCCAATAGTTGAGCAGCCTCCTAAACAAGAGGTTGTAAAAGAGAAACCTGTGGAAAAGAAAGTTGTAGAGAAGAAAGAGCCTATAAAGAAAGAAAGTTTACAACCTAAGAAAAGTGTGAAGAAAAAAGCTGCAAAGAAAGAAGTTGTAAAACAAGAGATTGAACCTACTTCAGTTTCTGAAACTTCAAGTGCCCCTACTGAAAAAACTAGTGGTTCTAGCATTCCAAGTGGAGATAAAATTTTACAAAACAATGGTGATGGAACTTACACAGCACTTTCTAATAATGGGATTAAATATAAGATTATAAGAGAGGTAGATCCTATCTATCCTAAACAAGCTGAAACTATAAGATATAGAAAGAAAGTTATTGTTAAGGCTAAGTTTTTAGTTGATGAAAAAGGAGAGGTGCAAAATATAACTATTGTCCAATCTCATAAGAAATTGGGATTTGATGATGCTGTTATATCAGCATTGAAAAAATGGAGATTTGCTCCTATACATTATAACAATGAAATAATAAAAGTTTACTTTCAAAAAGAGTTTGTATTTGAAAGTAAGAAATAA
- a CDS encoding biopolymer transporter ExbD: protein MARYKKKRALLTPDLTPLIDVVFLLLIFFIVSSTFNKYGSIKVELPTSTMESVKAEENEALEIIIDKDNRYFINYKEDKKREVTFEELDSYLTSGVKSIAITGDKNLKYQNIIDVVSKVKNHGIENLGINFYE, encoded by the coding sequence ATGGCAAGATATAAGAAAAAAAGAGCACTTTTAACTCCAGATTTAACACCTTTAATAGATGTGGTTTTTCTTCTTCTAATATTTTTTATAGTTTCCAGTACATTCAATAAATATGGAAGTATAAAGGTTGAACTACCAACTTCTACTATGGAAAGTGTAAAAGCTGAAGAAAATGAGGCTCTTGAAATAATTATTGATAAGGATAATAGATATTTTATTAACTACAAAGAGGATAAAAAAAGAGAGGTTACTTTTGAAGAATTAGATAGTTACTTAACTTCAGGGGTGAAAAGTATTGCTATTACTGGGGATAAAAATTTGAAATATCAAAATATTATAGATGTTGTTTCAAAGGTCAAAAATCATGGGATAGAAAATTTAGGGATAAATTTCTATGAGTAA
- a CDS encoding MerR family transcriptional regulator, with translation MKNRYKISEIAKIFNISRQTLIFYHKKNILIPDIIDEENGYRYYSNEQIWDLFFLLTLKKAGFSLEEIKAYSEIKNSDKSIIFLENKISEIDKKISELKKSKKTILKKLENIRDFSSTSTKEEEFKLEEIEDIKWYSIDMKDETDEGEMATNYEKLNSFAKKYSIDDIEYITMTEIKNIETVKIDGGIVPVKKVGIVIPKNVVIEKSEDLILGKVISIKYNNPYSNLVKTYQNLKSYIEKNGYTTYGYAIEIAHELTISTEKGIGGILKIVVPIKYKL, from the coding sequence ATGAAAAATAGATATAAAATTTCTGAAATAGCTAAGATTTTTAATATATCACGTCAAACTCTAATTTTTTACCATAAAAAAAATATTCTTATCCCTGATATAATAGATGAAGAGAATGGTTATAGATATTATTCAAATGAGCAAATATGGGATCTTTTCTTTCTTCTTACATTAAAGAAAGCTGGCTTTTCATTGGAAGAGATAAAAGCTTATAGTGAGATTAAAAATAGTGATAAAAGCATAATTTTTTTAGAGAATAAGATAAGTGAAATAGATAAAAAAATATCTGAATTGAAAAAATCTAAAAAAACTATCTTAAAAAAACTTGAAAATATTAGAGATTTTTCCTCTACTTCCACAAAGGAAGAGGAGTTTAAACTAGAGGAGATTGAAGATATAAAATGGTATTCCATTGATATGAAAGATGAAACAGATGAGGGAGAGATGGCAACAAACTATGAAAAATTAAACTCTTTTGCTAAAAAATATAGTATAGATGATATTGAATATATTACAATGACAGAGATAAAAAATATTGAAACTGTTAAAATTGATGGTGGAATTGTTCCAGTAAAAAAAGTTGGGATAGTGATACCTAAAAATGTGGTAATTGAAAAAAGTGAAGATCTAATTTTAGGAAAAGTTATATCTATAAAATATAATAATCCATACAGTAATTTAGTTAAAACATATCAAAATTTAAAAAGTTATATTGAAAAAAATGGATATACAACTTATGGTTATGCTATTGAAATTGCACATGAGTTGACTATCTCCACAGAAAAGGGTATTGGGGGAATACTAAAAATTGTAGTTCCTATAAAATATAAATTATAG
- a CDS encoding glucosaminidase domain-containing protein: MFSLFFIFGFKVQKNFLNQTNIIEKVKTEEVKSEEKIVSNEIDNLEIPKKEVAQVTQKEEKNSDYVQKEIDLRELSSVERKKAFVDMLLPAINEVHEEIKENKAIVEKLAIKEELTPEEREFCEGLFKTYKVEYGNWKELQGKMVIYPASLILTQGALESGWGTSRFFREGNNIFGMWSTNPNEPRIAAKGVRDNGFVQHLRKYDTIEESVKDIVMTISVSDAYKTVRKLLNEDKSPSEVAYGLIKYSEEGTKYVEKVQKTLEYNEFEKYDI, translated from the coding sequence ATGTTTTCTCTATTTTTTATCTTTGGATTTAAAGTTCAAAAGAATTTTTTAAATCAAACAAATATTATTGAAAAAGTTAAAACTGAAGAAGTTAAGAGTGAAGAAAAAATAGTTAGCAATGAGATAGACAACCTTGAAATACCAAAAAAAGAAGTTGCACAAGTTACACAAAAGGAAGAAAAAAATAGTGATTATGTTCAAAAGGAGATAGATTTAAGAGAATTATCTTCTGTTGAAAGAAAAAAAGCCTTTGTTGATATGCTTTTACCTGCTATAAATGAGGTGCATGAGGAGATAAAGGAAAATAAAGCTATTGTTGAAAAATTAGCTATAAAAGAGGAATTGACTCCAGAAGAGAGAGAGTTTTGTGAGGGACTTTTCAAAACATATAAAGTTGAATATGGAAACTGGAAAGAACTTCAAGGAAAGATGGTTATATATCCAGCCTCTTTGATCCTAACTCAAGGAGCATTAGAGAGTGGTTGGGGAACATCAAGATTTTTTAGAGAGGGAAATAACATTTTTGGAATGTGGTCAACTAACCCTAATGAGCCTAGAATAGCTGCTAAAGGGGTAAGAGATAATGGATTTGTTCAACATTTAAGAAAATATGATACAATTGAAGAGTCTGTGAAGGATATAGTTATGACTATCTCTGTTTCAGATGCTTATAAGACAGTTAGAAAATTGTTAAATGAAGATAAGTCACCTAGTGAAGTGGCTTATGGATTGATTAAATACTCTGAAGAGGGGACTAAATATGTAGAGAAAGTTCAAAAAACTTTAGAGTACAATGAATTTGAGAAATATGATATTTAA
- a CDS encoding MotA/TolQ/ExbB proton channel family protein, translated as MMYYFQVGGPLMWILLVLSIISTTVILERLFFFFKSEKSLNRNFRRDIVLAVSNKDMCKIVELCDKEKNAVGCSIKQFVCRGDICSPIPKEFHKYEQLIKEIQMDEISPLEKRLHILGIIAHIAPMLGLLGTVTGMIDAFKDLSQFGAGDPTLVADSISKALITTAAGLSIAIPALVVYNLLTKKIEEIEEEIDKITTNVINIVRG; from the coding sequence ATGATGTATTATTTTCAAGTGGGAGGTCCATTGATGTGGATTCTTCTAGTTTTATCAATAATTTCAACAACTGTAATTCTTGAGAGATTGTTTTTCTTTTTTAAAAGTGAAAAATCTTTAAATAGAAACTTTAGAAGAGATATAGTTTTAGCTGTTTCTAACAAGGATATGTGTAAAATTGTTGAACTTTGTGATAAGGAAAAAAATGCTGTTGGTTGTTCTATCAAACAATTTGTTTGTAGAGGGGATATATGCTCTCCAATTCCAAAGGAGTTTCATAAATATGAACAATTGATTAAAGAGATACAGATGGACGAGATCTCTCCCCTTGAAAAGAGATTACATATTTTAGGGATTATAGCACATATTGCACCTATGCTTGGACTTTTAGGAACAGTTACTGGAATGATTGATGCATTTAAAGATCTTTCACAATTTGGAGCTGGTGATCCTACACTTGTTGCTGATAGTATATCTAAGGCTCTTATTACCACAGCAGCAGGACTTTCAATAGCTATTCCAGCACTTGTTGTTTACAACTTATTAACTAAGAAAATTGAAGAGATTGAAGAAGAGATTGACAAGATAACAACAAATGTTATCAATATTGTAAGGGGATAA
- a CDS encoding MATE family efflux transporter: MDFKREWRRNKKVFAAILTIALPAIADLFVQTLLGFFDMVMVGRLGPVAISSVGVGNAPVQAVIPVFFAISIGTTAIVSRAFGSNNTKEGRNSMAQSVILSIPISILITALLLIFEGSILKLVGRANDMNMEMTAQYYQAVVLGLPFLCFNVVFFAAYRSINKASLPMISNIISVISNVILNYLFIFTLGMGVLGAGIATTISRGIITVFFVYLTFFTDNFWVSLPIKSLKTDKEMIKRILKVGIPAAIEQGIFRIGMLVFEMMVISLGTIAYTSHKIALTAESFSFNMGFGFAVAGTALVGQQLGKNSPKNAERDAKATTTLALLAMSTFGLFFFILPGTIIAMFTNDPQIRELATGALRLVSICQPFLAVSMVMSGCLRGAGDTKAVLLITAIGMYLIRIPLTYLFLYKMETGLLGAWVVMSIDLGFRSIAAYRVFKKGRWRYLHV, encoded by the coding sequence ATGGATTTTAAGAGAGAGTGGAGAAGAAATAAAAAAGTTTTTGCAGCAATTCTTACAATAGCATTACCTGCAATAGCAGACCTATTTGTTCAAACGTTACTTGGATTTTTTGATATGGTGATGGTAGGTAGGTTAGGACCTGTGGCTATAAGTTCAGTTGGAGTTGGAAATGCTCCTGTACAAGCTGTAATACCAGTTTTCTTTGCTATAAGTATAGGAACAACTGCCATTGTAAGTAGGGCATTTGGTTCAAATAACACCAAAGAGGGAAGAAACTCAATGGCACAAAGTGTTATACTATCAATTCCAATCTCAATACTGATTACAGCACTATTGTTAATTTTTGAAGGAAGTATACTGAAATTAGTTGGAAGGGCAAATGATATGAACATGGAAATGACAGCTCAATACTATCAAGCAGTTGTTTTAGGATTGCCATTTCTTTGTTTTAACGTTGTATTTTTTGCTGCTTATCGTTCAATAAACAAAGCGTCACTTCCTATGATTTCAAATATAATAAGTGTTATCTCTAACGTTATTTTAAACTACTTATTTATCTTTACTTTAGGTATGGGAGTGCTTGGAGCTGGAATAGCAACTACTATTTCAAGGGGAATAATAACAGTTTTCTTTGTTTATCTAACATTCTTTACAGATAATTTCTGGGTATCTCTACCAATTAAAAGTCTAAAAACAGATAAAGAGATGATAAAAAGAATATTAAAAGTTGGTATACCTGCTGCTATTGAGCAAGGAATCTTTAGAATAGGGATGTTAGTTTTTGAAATGATGGTTATTTCTTTAGGAACAATAGCTTATACATCTCACAAAATAGCTCTTACTGCTGAATCATTCTCATTTAATATGGGATTTGGATTTGCAGTTGCTGGAACTGCTCTTGTAGGGCAACAACTTGGTAAAAACTCACCTAAAAATGCTGAGAGAGATGCTAAAGCAACAACAACATTAGCTCTATTGGCTATGTCTACTTTTGGATTATTTTTCTTTATATTGCCAGGAACAATTATAGCAATGTTTACTAATGACCCTCAAATTAGAGAGTTAGCAACTGGAGCTTTAAGATTAGTATCTATATGTCAACCTTTCCTAGCTGTATCAATGGTAATGAGTGGTTGCTTGAGAGGGGCTGGAGATACAAAAGCTGTTCTTTTAATTACTGCAATAGGAATGTATCTAATAAGAATACCTTTAACTTACCTTTTCCTTTACAAAATGGAAACAGGACTATTGGGAGCTTGGGTTGTTATGTCTATTGACTTAGGATTTAGAAGTATAGCAGCATATAGAGTATTTAAAAAAGGTAGATGGAGATATTTACACGTTTAA